The Mytilus edulis chromosome 12, xbMytEdul2.2, whole genome shotgun sequence genome contains a region encoding:
- the LOC139499447 gene encoding uncharacterized protein — MLSMVLLGCVYMLAQSTDGGIVFPNVPQENPLANMIHEVFAEEQSTDTEESNVIESDPFADMLQLETPDNDSIVDLDSDIPDGADFVDATPIESNALHSLPPLSMEPGVTHHESSSVIEILKEERMARRRLEETVTALQKKVNSYCDFVGYTATANSGSVLSGKVIKFTNIKTSYGITNKSTLTTSGTFKAQHSGLYVVGVTVNSKTNGAAFKIFKNTLQITQVYISGNSGTVDQSGTGFIVVELGIGDIISVKSSKTMYVYGTYSTFTVAKIK; from the exons ATGTTGTCTATGGTTCTGCTGGGATGTGTGTATATGCTTGCACAAAGCACCGACGGTGGTATTGTTTTTCCTAATGTGCCTCAGGAAAATCCTCTTGCTAATATGATACATGAGGTATTCGCAGAGGAGCAATCCACGGATACAGAAGAAAGTAATGTTATCGAAAGTGACCCATTTGCAGATATGCTACAACTTGAAACACCAGATAATGATTCTATAGTAGATCTCGATTCCGATATACCCGACGGTGCTGACTTCGTGGATGCTACTCCCATAGAAAGCAACGCTCTTCACAGTTTACCTCCACTGAGTATGGAACCTGGTGTTACTCATCATGAAAGTAGTTCGGTAATCGAGATACTAAAGGAGGAAAGAATGGCTCGTCGTCGGTTAGAAGAAACTGTGACGGCACTTCAAAAGAAAGTTAATTCCTACTGCGATTTTG TTGGTTACACGGCAACAGCCAACAGCGGATCTGTATTATCTGGTAAAGTCATCAAGTTTACTAACATCAAGACAAGTTATGGGATAACAAACAAGTCAACTCTCACCACTTCAGGAACATTCAAGGCACAACATAGCGGTCTCTATGTCGTAGGGGTTACTGTCAACTCAAAAACCAATGGTGCTgccttcaaaatattcaaaaataccCTACAGATTACCCAGGTTTACATCTCAGGAAATTCGGGAACTGTTGATCAAAGTGGTACTGGATTTATCGTTGTTGAGCTCGGAATCGGAGATATCATCAGCGTAAAAAGCTCGAAAACAATGTATGTCTACGGAACCTATTCGACCTTCACCGTTGCCAAAATCAAGTAA
- the LOC139498735 gene encoding macrophage mannose receptor 1-like, translating into MVNVFYVIVVAFSIYHVSNARQLTRECRESKGRCGINRNVNCNEMFGPGWVEKGKCCRKRPCCVFSFQCEDIQQIPNGKVTKTGTSIGSTATFICDTGYNLRPRGKSITCTGDGWSDYIPICFGRPKTTVQFKGSTYIFDDRRVNWFDAEDYCKGQGGHLVTIETEEENKYLQYVLQTIFPEPRWIGLSDVETEGSFQWTSSQQLTFTDWYQGHPLQPDTKTGVDSDCVLAHNKNSFQWSDESCTEVHSPLCEI; encoded by the exons ATGGTGAACGTTTTTTATGTGATTGTTGTTGCCTTCAGCATATACCATGTATCGAATGCACGAC AACTCACTCGGGAATGTAGGGAATCGAAAGGAAGATGCGGAATAAACAGAAATGTGAATTGTAATGAAATGTTTGGTCCAGGATGGGTAGAAAAGGGCAAGTGCTGTAGAAAAAGACCGTGTTGTGTTTTTTCTT TTCAATGTGAAGACATTCAACAGATTCCAAATGGAAAAGTAACCAAAACTGGCACATCTATTGGTTCTACTGCAACTTTTATATGCGACACTGGGTATAATTTACGTCCACGAGGCAAGTCAATCACGTGCACTGGAGATGGATGGAGTGACTACATTCCAATATGTTTTG GTAGACCAAAAACTACTGTTCAATTTAAAGGATCAACGTATATATTCGACGATCGAAGAGTGAACTGGTTTGATGCCGAG GATTACTGTAAAGGTCAAGGTGGGCATCTAGTAACCATTGAAACTGAAGAAGAAAACAAGTATCTACAATATGTACTTCAAACGATCTTTCCAG AACCTAGGTGGATAGGCCTATCGGATGTTGAGACTGAAGGATCATTTCAGTGGACTTCAAGTCAACAACTAACTTTTACTGACTGGTATCAGGGTCATCCACTTCAACCGGATACTAAAACTGGTGTAGATTCCGACTGTGTTCTAGCACATAATAAGAATTCATTTCAATGGAGTGATGAATCATGTACGGAAGTACATAGTCCACTTTGTGAAATCTG A